The Verrucomicrobiota bacterium sequence AATCCTGCAAAAATGACTGAGTGCACTGCACCTACCTTTGCACAAGCTAAAACTGAAATGACCAACTCTGGGATCATAGGTAAATAAATAGCGACTCGATCTCCTTTCTTAATTCCCAACTTCTTGATAGCATTAGCAAACTGGTTAACTTCGCGATAAAGATCCATATAAGTCAATACTCTCGCCTCTCCTGGCTCGCCTTCCCATATGAGTGCTGCCTTATTTTTGTTAGGGCCTTGGATATGTCTGTCTACACAGTTATAAGTAACATTAGTCTTACCCCCAGTAAACCATTTGAAAAATGGCCTTTCAGAATCATCTAAGACTTTATCCCACCTTTTGAACCAATGGAACTCCTCTGCTATCTTCCCCCAAAATACTTCTGGCTCCCTAATTGAATCTTCATAAAGTGTTTGAAAAACCGAAGGGTCATTGAAATAAGACTTAGATTGAAAATCCGGAGAAGGTGCAAATTTGCGGTTTTCTTGTAAGACGGTATTTAATTGATTCTCTGGTAATTTAGTTCTCATAATCTCAACTGATCATTCCAACTAAGCTGTAAATAACAACACTAATTTCGAAAATTAAGCTTAGTGATATGAGCAATGTAAACAAATTGAGCTGTTGCAATATAAGGTTTGGATCTTAGATTACCTGATAATTGTGGTTGTCGAAATTATTTATTTGGTCATAGGTCTAGCTGGGCTTTACTACGGTGCAGAGTTCTTAGTGAAGGGAGGCTCAGTGCTAGCCGTACGCTTTGGCATCTCCCCTCTAGTTGTAGGGCTAACTGTCGTTGCCTTTGCGACTAGCAGTCCTGAGGTTTTTGCCAGTGTAAAAGCGGCTATTAGAGGAAGTTCAGATCTCGCACTCGGTAATGTTGTGGGCTCTAATCTTTGCAACATTGGCCTCATCTTAGGAGCTGCAGCACTGCTTAAACCCATTCAAGTTCAAGCACAGCTTATTAAACAAGAAGTGCCTATCTTATTAGTTAGCTCACTTATTTTTATGGGCATGTTGCTAGACGATAGAATCTCCCGCCTTGACGCTCTCTTTCTATTTTTAGGTATTCTGGCTTACGTGACATATAGTATCTACCAAGCCAAAAAGGGAAGTAGTGAAACCTTAAAAGAATCCTTCACCGCTCAGTATGAAAAGCAAAAGAAATTAAAGGGCAGTCTCCTAAGAGATTTATTTTTTATCACAAGCGGTCTTATCATTTTATCCATAGGAGCTAAATTACTAGTAGATGGTGCTACCAGTTTTGCCAATGCTATGGGAGTAAGTGAAGCCCTCATTGGTCTGACAATCGTTGCCATCGGCACTAGTCTTCCAGAACTAGCCACAACTATTATTGCGGCAAAAAATAATGAAGGCGATCTTGCAGTAGGTAACGCTATAGGCTCTTGTATTTTTAACAACCTTGCCGTTTTAGGTATCACTGGCCTGGTCATACCATTAGATCGCGGGAACCTAGCCTGGATGGACATGTTTGCCATGCTTGGGTTTATTTTGGTTTGTTTCCCTTTAATGCTCACCGGCTATTTACTCAAGAGATGGGAGGGGGCACTCTACTTGGTTCTTTATTTTGGGTATTTTAGTTACACCACTTATACCCAAGTAAATAGTTAATACATGTAGCATATAGAGTGCTATTCAAGAAACACATGAAGCGCTTATCTAGCTTAGCCAAAGGCTTTCGTCTCCCATTCATAGCTCTGAAACTTTTATTCACTGTCTCCGGCATCAAGCGTTATGCAATTCTACCCTGGCTTACTAATACGATTCTTTATTTCTCTATGTTTGCCACAAGTCTTTATTTAGTATCTACACTACATATTTCTTTTGAAAATTTCTCTTTGCTAGATAATTGGCCCATTGAGGTGGTTACTCTCTTCAATTATTCTGCAGAAATTCTTAAATGGGTCTTTTTTTTACCATTAGCCTTCTTTGTATGCCTCTATACCTTTAGCGCGGTTGGTATGATCGTCGCCAGTCCACTAAATGATCTCCTCTCTCATAAAACAGAATTACTTCTGTCACTAAAAAATCCATCTAAAGACCAGATACGTTCTGAACAAAAGCTTTTGTACACTAACATGCTTTATAGTCTGCGAGACTCTGCCTATATAGTTATTAGGCAACTGTTCTTTACCTTGTTAACCATTCCCTTCTTGCTCGTTCCTTTTGTTGGATTTTTACCTCTTTTTTTAGTCACGGCCTATCATACCGGTTTAGGCTTCTTGAGCATTCCTGCAGACAGGCAAGGTCTGCGCTATCAGCAGAAAAAAGCTATCTTTCGAAAGCATCTCTGGGAATTCGTAGGATTAGGTATAGCTATGGAGTTCCTTTTTCTCATTCCACTCACAGCATTATTCTTTTTACCCCTTGGCGTCATCTCAGGCACTCTGCTTTATTTAAAGCTAGATCTGGAAGAAAATTTAAGCCGTCATATCAGAACCTAATGTATTTTCTAATGAATAGCCAACAGGGCACAATCAACCCGTCATTTCTCTGGTTTCACCGCAGAAAGCCTCTAGAACTCTGTCTAGTTCCTTGGTGCTTTGATACTTATTGATATCAGCGGATCAATCAATGAATACTTCAATCTCCTGAATACCCCGGCTGAACCGAGGTATGACATAATGAGATTAACATGAATTCAAAAATGCTCCAAGCCACAGACA is a genomic window containing:
- a CDS encoding calcium/sodium antiporter, translated to MVVEIIYLVIGLAGLYYGAEFLVKGGSVLAVRFGISPLVVGLTVVAFATSSPEVFASVKAAIRGSSDLALGNVVGSNLCNIGLILGAAALLKPIQVQAQLIKQEVPILLVSSLIFMGMLLDDRISRLDALFLFLGILAYVTYSIYQAKKGSSETLKESFTAQYEKQKKLKGSLLRDLFFITSGLIILSIGAKLLVDGATSFANAMGVSEALIGLTIVAIGTSLPELATTIIAAKNNEGDLAVGNAIGSCIFNNLAVLGITGLVIPLDRGNLAWMDMFAMLGFILVCFPLMLTGYLLKRWEGALYLVLYFGYFSYTTYTQVNS
- a CDS encoding EI24 domain-containing protein; its protein translation is MKRLSSLAKGFRLPFIALKLLFTVSGIKRYAILPWLTNTILYFSMFATSLYLVSTLHISFENFSLLDNWPIEVVTLFNYSAEILKWVFFLPLAFFVCLYTFSAVGMIVASPLNDLLSHKTELLLSLKNPSKDQIRSEQKLLYTNMLYSLRDSAYIVIRQLFFTLLTIPFLLVPFVGFLPLFLVTAYHTGLGFLSIPADRQGLRYQQKKAIFRKHLWEFVGLGIAMEFLFLIPLTALFFLPLGVISGTLLYLKLDLEENLSRHIRT